DNA from Xiphias gladius isolate SHS-SW01 ecotype Sanya breed wild chromosome 9, ASM1685928v1, whole genome shotgun sequence:
TAAGTGCAATGTTTTTATtaccaataaaaataatggcCAAACTCCGAAAATAGttgtaataaaacagaattactCTTAACACCCAATTTGCTCTTTTCTGTCGTTAAGTAGTTAACTGCTACTActaactgctgttttttcaaCTTTCTGATATGAGACTTAAGGGAATTTAAGAGAAAGAAGggtaaaagatggaaaaaatgcaTTGAGTAAAATGTTATGGTAATCTGATTAATGAGTAGTGTAAGGATTTGAAATTTGACAATCAGTAATTTACACCACAGTTACTAATCCCAGTAACGCTCTGTTAGGTCGCTAGCTTGGTGCAGGGGCTGGAGGCAGTAGCTCTGTTGCCGTGTTTTCACGTAGTGTGTTCTTAGCTGGCTTGCCAGCGTTAGCCACTGTTAAACCTACATTCAGCAATTACCTGGTTTTGTTCATAGCTAGAGGGTGTGTGAACCCCGCAGTTTCACTTTGAGGGTAGACTTCTGTGAGGGTAGACTGTTGATGTTAAGGATTAGTTTGGAGTACACACAAACGGGGGAAAACAAGGAACTAAAGTGACAAATGTAGCAGCAGCAACGTTTCCAACCTTGCTGTAAGACTACAAATACCAGCAGTGTAACAGTAATGTTGCTATAATTTCAGTCCAGCGGGAAACTCTCCCAGCATGGAGGAAGTGAAGaacaagaggagaaggagagtcCAGGCAGTTATGAGCCTGTTTAGGAGGAGGCAGTGGATGAGAGGAAATTAGTTGAGGTTAATATAGCCTTGCGGTTTTCCTACAGTAGCCACTCACGGACTCCCTCCCAGTCTGCACTGACATGGTCACTCCATCAATGCCAGCAGCTAATGTCATGTTTATCTCTCTCTAATCACAGATTTAGCCCACTAATTACAAAGCAAAATCAAAAAGCCTTCAAGGCAAGAGAGGCATCATCAAAGGAATGTACTGAGAATTATGAGAATATCAAGGGAATGTAATCATTTTTTCTAATATAtagatgttatttttgtaatataGAGCACATGTTGGCCTTTCTCAAGTATCATCTGCTGGAATGTTTAGAGTAAAGTTTTATTAatagctgtctctctctgtctctgtctttcttttctctttcatccaGGAACCTGATGCCTCGTACACTTGAGGGTCAGATCACCATGGAGAAGACCCCAAGTTACTTCATCACCAAAGAAGCCCCTCGCCGCGTCTTCTCGATGAGCCGCAACACCAAGCTCATCGTGGTGGTGCGAGATCCCGTGACCCGAGTTGTTTCTGATTACACCCAGACTCTGTCCAAATCTCCTGGGCTCCCGTCCTTCCAAAACCTTGCCTTTCGCAATGCCACCACAGGACTCATCGACACATCTTGGAGCGCCGTACGCATCGGCATTTACTCCAAGCACCTAGAGAACTGGCTGCGCTTCTTCCCACTCTCACGCTTCCTTTTTGTGAGCGGCGAACGCCTTGTAACGGACCCAGCAGGCGAGATGGGCCGGGTCCAGGACTTTCTAGGACTCAAGCGCGTGGTGACAGACAAGCACTTCTACTTCAACCAGACCAAAGGTTTCCCCTGCCTAAAGAAGCCAGAGGGGAGCAGCAGACCACGCTGCCTGGGGAAGTCGAAAGGCAGGCCCCATCCCCAGATCCCCTCTGAGGTCCTGCTTAGGCTCAGGGACTTCTATAGACCCTTCAATCTCAAGTTCTACCAAATGACCGGCCAAAATTTTGGCTGGGATTGAACAGCTACTCGCCAAAGCTCCTAAAAACTTTTACTTTGCTTCAATCTGGCACAACCTTAAAACTGGAACTTATAGCACTTGGCACCCCAAGTGCCAGGCTCTCATTGCTGTCCAAAACACTTGACAGCAATACGTCCATATTGAAAATTACACCAGAAAGAAGCCAATCGTGAAAAGAGATGTGCCAAAAGTTAAACCAAATGGCAAAAGAGTAACAAGCCTTGACAGCTGGGCAAAGCTACGATAAACCAAATGACATGTTGGAGTTTTGAGAGGGACACAGGAGCTctgccacacaaaaaaaagacagcgaGGAAAGAAACTATGGGGTTTGAAATCTACACTATGGtacaatcaaaataaatgtaaatgtgtgttgttgAGACGTAAACTAATCATTCAGAATCACTTAAATTGTTCAGTTCACCGTTATACAGTGTATGCAATTTTaggaagttattttttcttcagttctttTAATGCAAGCTCCTTTTCTGGACTGTCTtctaattttataaaaatcaaAGATTTAGGAAAACACAGGGGGATACCAAGTACTGGTGCAAAAAAATGCACCAGACATGTTAAACAGTCCATATGTGCTGTAAATTTGCTGTTATTTATGTCGCCACTACAGTGCTTGTATAAAATGTTCTTTACAGACCACACCTGTGTCTGTGATTGTTTTCTACTTCATTTAACTCACACTCACCTCCATAAATGGTACTTACATGCAAATGTATATTTCTAAAAGCCTAATTTATAAGATGACAACTTATTGTTGAGAGTTTTACTCTGAGACTTTTGTATTTGAAATTCTGCTGGAAATTCTGAGTAAAACCTTTATTCTAAAACATGTGCTTTGGACTCATTTTTGCACTGCGTTTCTGAGAACCTCTCAGTTCATCCTCTTTGTATTTATTCCAAACATACCGATATTGCTACCACAGGGAATACAAAATACATCTGTTGGGCAGATGATTTTTCCTGGAAGAGACCTACCAGACATAGGGTCATTagaaagcaaaatgtaattaatcacTATTTTATAGTATATTATACTTACTTCAGGGGATGATTTACTGAGTTATTTATTCACAGTAAGTGAAAATGCTTCGGATTGCTGCTTTAATCTTTAacattacctttttttaaaataaagtgttaaacTCACAAACAGCATGAGTAAATTTAGAGTTATAtaagaaaattgataccactttcgTTGGTATACTAAATAAAGCTAGAATCAgcagttggttagcttagcttagcaaaaagaaacaagggGGACGGGAAACAGTTTGCCTGGCTTTGttaggtaacaaaatctgcctaacAGCACCTAAATGTTAGTGtgattatgttttaaaaaaaaaatacgtcTCAGTTTCTGACATTAACTCAGGGATTCCACTGAGTCATAACCAGCTAATTAAATCAGTATGTCAGTACAAGACACTTTACAACAACAAGAAGGCCTGCAAAGCTGGTTTCAATGTTCATAAGGGAGTCATGTTGAAAAACTTAACAGCAAAGGAATGGTtgaacattttgagaaacagaCTTGATTCGCTTTCTTGCtcagttagatgagaagattgataaaactttcatgtctgtaggctaattatgaagctacagctagtagccggttagcttagcttagactGAAAAACAGGTATATCTAGCTAGCCTGtgtccaaaggtgacaaaatctgtcttccagcacctctaaagtttaCTAAACCTATTTTTTTGAATCCCGATTTTATTACCTTGAGACAGAGCTAAGTTAGCTTTCCATCActctttatgccaagctaagaTAACTGTCTGCTGGCTGAAGCCTTATATTGAACAGACAGATAGGCTACGATaatggtatcgatcttctcttcctactcttggcaagaaagcaaatatgtgtatttcttcaaattttgaacatttcctTTAAGCATAAGTGAGCCTTTAGTGTTTGGTAAACAGCGGGGGAGTGAAGCTAGTGGTGGTTCACAGTGCACAATGGGCTGGGGTGATGGGGTTCATATAGCTGTAGGCACACGAGCTAAATTTGAAGTTCACACAGGAGAGTGGCTTCTCTGATGTGTAAGCAATCAATTCACTGGGGTGATTGGAGACCTTTTGGGGACAGCAATCTTTGACCTCTTCGCTCCCCCTTGACCTGTGAGCCTGGTCGTCATAAACTGCTGACCGTTGCCACCACTGGACTGGTTAATGGAGTCGCCCAGCGAGAGCATGCTCTGCTctcacagacatgcacacactcacacacaaataaacacatacataggCATACAACAACCTCCCCAATACATTAATATATCATTCTCAACCTCTGGGACCTCCACTGAACGGAGTTGGTTCAGATCAATAACTGCCTGTTTAGTTTATAGGTTGCGGGGATATGTGCTTATACCTACCATGTCCCACTGTCACTTTGATTTAACTCAGGGGTCGAGTACGGGTCGCTATcatacatttgtaaaatattatttaacacCTGATATATCTTCCATACATCTGTAATCGATCCACGGCCTAAACTTAAATACACAGGGGTGCATACATGGATGCTGGACCAGGAAATGAGTTTAATCCTTCAGGACCTACACAGTCGTGGTGGGGTTTCTTTGACATCCAACTACTTTCTTATTTATGTGGTTGTTAAAGATCATATTTTATCTCATTACAAATCAGTCATGGTATTAGTTTGATTCAATTCCCTGGTCACCATTCCGCCACAGCTACAGTACATCCACGAAGAGGTCATAAAGTTTGGAAATCCAGGAAAGTAGAGAAACCTGGCAATGGCAAATGTAGGCTATAGTTTTTTCGTGGAAATCTAAGGTAGTAGGTGAACTtgaagctgcactaatcaatcaatatttttattgtaagaATAGATCAATGGGTCATGGTATGTAATGTCAAAGGGTTCATAGCATCAAATCCACCAAGCGGTATCACCCGACTCTGCAGTTTCTCTCAGCACTACAGACctttatagcatctttcagctcattgttttggatgTCTTGCccaaaa
Protein-coding regions in this window:
- the si:dkey-121b10.7 gene encoding heparan sulfate glucosamine 3-O-sulfotransferase 6 isoform X1, which codes for MGCSKWRAAFNFGHLKVQSKLSVFFTMVILFTYLFYCLNGYCDSLPRPVHDQQTNPQSKIVLNDGHEASPEQLGAYDASPGSFVREQLSDLSISDAPSNNISIANSFGSKKFPQAIIIGVKKGGTRALLEFLRIHPDVRAVGAEPHFFDRFYDRGLEWYRNLMPRTLEGQITMEKTPSYFITKEAPRRVFSMSRNTKLIVVVRDPVTRVVSDYTQTLSKSPGLPSFQNLAFRNATTGLIDTSWSAVRIGIYSKHLENWLRFFPLSRFLFVSGERLVTDPAGEMGRVQDFLGLKRVVTDKHFYFNQTKGFPCLKKPEGSSRPRCLGKSKGRPHPQIPSEVLLRLRDFYRPFNLKFYQMTGQNFGWD
- the si:dkey-121b10.7 gene encoding heparan sulfate glucosamine 3-O-sulfotransferase 6 isoform X2, whose protein sequence is MGCSKWRAAFNFGHLKVQSKLSVFFTMVILFTYLFYCLNGYCDSLPRPVHDQQTNPQSKIVLNDGHEASPEQLGAYDASPGSFVREQLSDLSISDAPSNNISIANSFGSKKFPQAIIIGVKKGGTRALLEFLRIHPDVRAVGAEPHFFDRFYDRGLEWNLMPRTLEGQITMEKTPSYFITKEAPRRVFSMSRNTKLIVVVRDPVTRVVSDYTQTLSKSPGLPSFQNLAFRNATTGLIDTSWSAVRIGIYSKHLENWLRFFPLSRFLFVSGERLVTDPAGEMGRVQDFLGLKRVVTDKHFYFNQTKGFPCLKKPEGSSRPRCLGKSKGRPHPQIPSEVLLRLRDFYRPFNLKFYQMTGQNFGWD